A single Leptospira barantonii DNA region contains:
- a CDS encoding ankyrin repeat domain-containing protein yields MISRIHKLPCFFLIFPIFLLADPALDSEFLRSVQEGDPKKTELLIRAGATVDASDSRGKTALMIADHRPEVAEVLIRAGANVNAQDKDGSSVISESLSGLLDVKVLDIDDLAVPKRLIESGAKLEYLSKIDDTKTVPVSLLNMAIRHGNLVLVQFLVDNHADVNFDKGNPEEFPLFLACGAGSSSAHYPIVEFLLKNNAKSDYTSRLHEKNQDGKQIQVGADNALHFLSEESDADLRISELLVKTGTNLNHRNAEGISPLLQAILRKRIVLAEKLIELGADPNLSDIHGRNPLEEARRQKFDSLETLILKKIGNKDNGDKSPQAFAR; encoded by the coding sequence ATGATTTCAAGAATTCATAAACTTCCTTGTTTCTTTTTGATTTTCCCGATTTTTCTATTGGCCGATCCGGCGTTGGACAGCGAGTTTTTAAGATCCGTTCAAGAAGGGGATCCTAAAAAAACCGAGCTGTTGATCCGCGCGGGAGCGACGGTGGACGCCTCCGATTCCAGAGGAAAAACAGCGTTGATGATCGCAGATCATAGACCGGAAGTCGCCGAAGTGTTGATCCGTGCGGGAGCGAACGTGAACGCGCAGGACAAGGACGGAAGTTCGGTGATCTCGGAAAGTTTATCCGGGCTTTTGGACGTAAAGGTTCTCGACATAGACGATCTCGCGGTTCCCAAACGATTGATCGAATCGGGAGCTAAGTTGGAATACCTTTCCAAGATCGACGATACGAAGACGGTTCCGGTTTCGTTATTAAACATGGCGATCCGTCACGGGAATCTCGTGCTCGTTCAATTCCTCGTGGACAATCACGCCGACGTAAATTTTGACAAGGGCAATCCGGAAGAATTTCCGCTTTTCCTTGCGTGTGGAGCCGGATCTTCTTCGGCGCATTATCCGATCGTTGAGTTTCTTTTGAAGAACAACGCGAAGTCGGATTATACGAGCCGTCTTCATGAAAAGAATCAGGACGGCAAACAGATTCAAGTCGGAGCGGACAACGCTCTTCATTTTCTTTCGGAAGAATCCGACGCGGATCTGAGAATATCCGAACTGCTCGTAAAAACCGGAACGAATCTCAATCATAGAAACGCGGAAGGAATTTCTCCTCTCTTACAAGCCATTCTTAGAAAGCGAATCGTATTAGCCGAAAAACTGATCGAACTCGGAGCCGATCCGAATCTTTCCGACATACACGGAAGAAACCCGTTGGAAGAGGCCCGCAGACAAAAATTCGATTCTCTGGAAACTTTAATCCTAAAAAAAATCGGAAACAAGGATAACGGGGATAAAAGTCCTCAAGCCTTCGCTCGTTAA
- a CDS encoding HsdM family class I SAM-dependent methyltransferase, producing the protein MSPGVNSKNKNKYLGQFFTPERVADFLVDWVLGAERITSSDDPERIHRILDPAIGNGIFFESILDKLPNINAEWVGFDLDLQCLNSSRQALENRISKTSILNFYDRDFLLQKEDQKFDIILCNPPYRKISDKNYSKELIQQFAGRSDRKLPGTANLYVFFLLKCLNMIDRGGRAAFLVPQDFFNSGYGVFIKSALQESGLLHSLFLLSPQDSLFDEAVTSSCIVLLENSDKVKKSGFQWTRLKPGFFSDKSRLPAGSVESIQTDWIPFPDPEAKWSPIFHRLEKKIQSGEKRTDTEKENLGNYVPLSHFGKFTRGIATGDNDFFLFTKEMVEASGIPEKHFKACIPKSQYARNKIFLYEDWEELSRKGAKVWLLDVKLEYDPNDSHALQSHLQSGITRGVHQRFLPSRRKNWYTQESKSACPILASSFHRTEIRIVRNFSNVVHLTCFHGFNPAPGMEEWVDPLYAYLISSVSKKDLETRRREYARGLWKAEPGDLNSLWVPDFRKLGMPIINELGNLVSELKLVRFSSEKEISILQRIDSIFKDGSI; encoded by the coding sequence ATGTCACCAGGGGTAAACTCAAAAAATAAGAATAAATATCTAGGACAGTTTTTTACACCCGAAAGGGTCGCGGATTTCCTGGTAGATTGGGTTCTGGGGGCCGAGAGAATCACCTCCTCGGACGATCCAGAGCGTATACACCGTATACTCGATCCTGCGATAGGAAACGGAATTTTTTTTGAAAGCATACTCGATAAACTCCCCAACATTAATGCGGAATGGGTCGGCTTCGATCTGGATCTGCAATGTCTGAACTCGAGCAGACAAGCCCTTGAAAATAGAATTTCAAAAACTAGTATACTAAACTTTTACGATCGAGACTTCCTCTTGCAGAAAGAGGATCAGAAGTTCGATATCATTCTCTGCAACCCTCCTTACAGAAAGATCAGCGATAAGAATTATTCCAAAGAATTGATTCAGCAGTTCGCAGGTCGATCCGACAGGAAACTTCCCGGAACCGCAAACCTTTACGTTTTCTTTTTATTAAAATGTTTGAATATGATCGATCGAGGGGGCAGGGCGGCCTTTCTTGTTCCCCAGGATTTTTTCAATTCCGGTTACGGGGTTTTTATCAAGTCCGCTTTGCAGGAATCCGGTTTGTTGCATTCCTTATTTTTACTTTCGCCTCAGGACAGCCTTTTCGACGAGGCGGTGACGAGTTCCTGCATCGTTCTATTAGAAAATTCTGATAAAGTAAAGAAGTCCGGCTTTCAATGGACTAGGTTGAAACCCGGATTTTTTTCGGATAAGTCCAGACTGCCCGCGGGTTCGGTGGAATCGATTCAGACGGACTGGATTCCGTTTCCGGATCCGGAAGCGAAATGGAGTCCGATCTTTCACAGACTGGAAAAGAAAATCCAATCGGGTGAAAAAAGAACGGATACGGAAAAAGAAAACTTGGGGAATTACGTTCCCTTGTCCCATTTCGGGAAGTTTACGAGGGGAATCGCCACGGGAGACAACGATTTCTTTTTGTTCACGAAGGAGATGGTCGAAGCGTCCGGAATCCCCGAAAAACATTTCAAGGCCTGTATTCCAAAATCTCAATATGCAAGAAACAAAATATTCTTATACGAGGATTGGGAAGAATTGAGTAGAAAAGGAGCCAAGGTCTGGCTTCTCGACGTGAAACTGGAATACGATCCGAACGATTCTCACGCGTTACAAAGTCATCTTCAGTCAGGAATTACAAGAGGGGTTCATCAAAGATTTCTTCCTTCTCGTAGAAAGAATTGGTATACTCAGGAATCCAAATCGGCTTGTCCGATTCTTGCTTCCAGTTTTCATAGAACCGAAATTCGGATCGTAAGAAATTTCAGCAACGTGGTTCATCTCACTTGTTTTCACGGATTCAATCCCGCACCGGGAATGGAAGAATGGGTGGACCCTTTGTATGCGTACTTGATCTCTTCGGTTTCCAAAAAGGATTTGGAAACGAGAAGAAGGGAATATGCAAGAGGTCTCTGGAAAGCGGAACCCGGAGATTTGAATTCGTTGTGGGTTCCCGATTTCAGAAAACTGGGAATGCCGATTATCAACGAACTCGGAAATCTCGTTTCCGAATTGAAACTCGTGCGTTTTTCGTCCGAGAAAGAAATTTCCATTCTTCAGAGAATCGATTCCATCTTTAAAGACGGATCGATCTGA
- a CDS encoding alpha/beta fold hydrolase, whose amino-acid sequence MKQIPSFQFRTTVLLLSVFLSSCRFLGIGSIPIDVLKSKYANSESEFVQIGKVNLHYRDEGQGPAIILLHGVCASLHTWDDWTASLKGKYRIIRLDLPGHGLTGIDGDLSVLDPIEGVQLLEEFRKRLGLEKFYLVGNSMGGYISWNYSLSYPSRVEKMVLIDAAGYAQPLPELIAFGSHPLVRPVAKLSTPSFLVGRGISQAYGDPSKLKDDVKERYVDLSMREGNREAIARIFQIAREKFLNPDISKRITEVTTPTLVMWGTEDHWLKYEYFPNWKRDLKNAKFAVYEGAGHIPMEEIPDRTAKDLDSFLSGVY is encoded by the coding sequence ATGAAACAAATTCCCAGTTTTCAGTTCAGAACGACCGTTCTTCTTTTGTCCGTTTTTTTGAGTTCCTGCAGATTTTTAGGAATCGGTTCGATTCCGATCGATGTTCTTAAATCGAAATACGCCAATTCCGAATCCGAATTCGTTCAGATCGGCAAAGTCAATCTTCATTACAGAGACGAGGGGCAGGGGCCCGCGATCATTCTTTTGCACGGTGTTTGTGCATCCTTACATACTTGGGACGATTGGACCGCGTCTCTCAAAGGTAAATATAGAATCATTCGTTTGGATCTTCCGGGTCACGGTTTGACCGGGATCGACGGAGATCTTTCCGTTTTGGATCCGATCGAAGGGGTTCAACTTTTGGAAGAATTCAGAAAACGTCTGGGTTTGGAAAAATTTTATTTAGTAGGGAACTCGATGGGAGGTTATATTTCTTGGAACTATTCTCTTTCGTATCCTAGTCGAGTGGAGAAGATGGTTTTGATCGACGCCGCGGGTTATGCTCAACCCTTACCCGAACTCATCGCGTTCGGCAGTCATCCTCTTGTAAGACCGGTCGCTAAACTTTCCACTCCGAGTTTTCTTGTGGGCCGCGGAATCAGTCAGGCTTACGGAGATCCTTCCAAACTCAAAGACGATGTGAAAGAAAGATACGTGGATCTTTCGATGAGAGAAGGGAACCGAGAAGCGATCGCGAGAATCTTTCAGATCGCTCGTGAAAAATTTTTAAACCCGGATATCTCGAAAAGAATCACTGAGGTTACGACTCCCACTTTGGTTATGTGGGGAACCGAAGATCATTGGTTGAAATACGAATACTTTCCGAACTGGAAGCGTGATTTGAAAAACGCGAAGTTCGCGGTTTACGAAGGTGCGGGTCATATTCCGATGGAGGAGATTCCGGATCGTACCGCTAAGGACTTGGATTCTTTTCTTTCGGGCGTTTATTAA